A portion of the Limibacter armeniacum genome contains these proteins:
- a CDS encoding MepB family protein — translation MHKTSADTPINNNQLMIKALYQIENTLLNYNGLKIKNVVQDHECQEYFGFNFQINKLNIKFRKAKVTPKKTGLFVSLWKRNATGQTAPFSINDNFDYYIIATEQDHQFGFFLFPKQVLSDNQILTKHNKEGKRGFRVYADWNTPNNKQAQKSKNWQEKYFIDLTNTENKCVEKLNSILPITCL, via the coding sequence ATGCATAAAACGTCAGCAGATACTCCAATTAACAATAACCAATTGATGATTAAAGCATTATATCAAATAGAAAACACGCTCTTAAATTATAATGGGCTGAAAATAAAAAACGTTGTTCAAGACCATGAATGTCAAGAATATTTTGGGTTTAACTTCCAAATAAACAAGCTCAACATAAAATTTAGAAAAGCGAAAGTCACTCCTAAAAAAACGGGGCTGTTTGTCTCCTTATGGAAAAGAAACGCAACAGGACAAACAGCGCCTTTTAGCATAAATGACAATTTCGATTATTATATCATCGCAACGGAACAAGATCACCAATTCGGGTTTTTCCTTTTCCCAAAACAAGTTTTAAGCGACAATCAAATATTAACCAAGCACAATAAAGAAGGTAAACGGGGTTTCAGGGTCTATGCAGATTGGAATACACCCAACAACAAACAAGCTCAAAAAAGCAAAAATTGGCAAGAAAAGTATTTTATAGATTTGACCAATACCGAAAATAAGTGTGTTGAAAAACTTAATTCAATTCTGCCCATCACTTGTCTGTAA